The following are from one region of the Dermacentor albipictus isolate Rhodes 1998 colony chromosome 5, USDA_Dalb.pri_finalv2, whole genome shotgun sequence genome:
- the LOC135916117 gene encoding 26S proteasome non-ATPase regulatory subunit 9, whose product MLDQKQLLSRLTQRKLEVEAAISAQHEILNANSIGMDEPLVDNEGYPRSDIDVYKVRHARHRIICLLNDHKAIMKDIEKSLHAYHAQLSRNGADNNGGPATVTQQQQNVAHGSGPAAQPFAVVGKVENGSPADVAGLSAGDKIVKFGSVNAENFKDLTDIAAVVQHSVGRPVNVLVKRGADAVPAVLTPKQWHGKGLLGCTVLPMSSTPPVPE is encoded by the coding sequence ATGCTGGACCAGAAGCAACTACTGTCGCGCCTCACGCAGCGCAAGCTCGAAGTCGAGGCTGCCATCAGCGCGCAGCACGAGATACTGAACGCCAACTCGATCGGCATGGACGAACCCCTGGTCGACAACGAAGGCTACCCGCGGTCCGACATCGACGTTTACAAGGTTCGTCACGCGCGACACCGGATCATCTGCCTGCTCAACGACCACAAGGCGATCATGAAGGACATCGAGAAGAGCCTGCACGCCTACCACGCTCAGCTGTCGCGAAACGGTGCCGACAACAACGGCGGCCCGGCGACTgtgacgcagcagcagcagaacgTCGCGCACGGCAGCGGACCGGCAGCGCAACCTTTTGCCGTCGTCGGGAAGGTCGAGAACGGCTCGCCCGCCGACGTCGCCGGACTCAGCGCGGGCGACAAGATCGTCAAGTTCGGCTCCGTGAACGCCGAAAACTTCAAGGACCTGACTGACATCGCCGCCGTCGTACAGCACAGCGTGGGCAGGCCCGTCAACGTGCTGGTGAAGCGTGGCGCGGACGCCGTGCCTGCGGTACTGACGCCCAAACAGTGGCACGGCAAGGGCTTGCTCGGTTGCACTGTTCTCCCGATGTCGTCAACGCCGCCTGTCCCCGAGTGA